From Toxorhynchites rutilus septentrionalis strain SRP chromosome 2, ASM2978413v1, whole genome shotgun sequence, a single genomic window includes:
- the LOC129768985 gene encoding zinc finger protein 510-like isoform X1 encodes MAGLTDVDNPFVKTENACKICGSSEGDMESIFCDADDTKMLNKIYKCTRVEVTPVCGLISPICECCRRRIDAFDENAKPKVVEFVIKNETDQDALDYDPLNLQDPMAPCETETDIFEDVTLKLEIDMNDQSTAKAKSSTQGEKVATKTNRIRGKSTELIVKKIDESNFLDKAEIKDNEKENISRVRTPRKATEKVTVEVTSDDPSDSEWEDGNGSADDDDRSDSDRSKDSSDDNKPLKKQKERKRTEKVGKRKVGRPRKPRPEGKDSKTPEECKICGRVVTYMREHMRQHRIDKQHKCPYCDRMFVQGNNLKYHIRKHLGEKPYSCELCDKTFYCAPHLKSHMRVHGPQGLFQCEKCPKTFNQECNLKKHLRVHTGEKPYKCLKCNKAFNSTSNLKNHQRLHSDERAFTCEHCAKSFVDIHHLQRHVRVHTGRRPYICHVCCHAFNCQNGIRDHLKTHIPERLPLKTEAVA; translated from the exons ATGGCTGGTTTGACCGACGTTGATAA TCCGTTTGTGAAAACGGAAAATGCATGCAAAATATGCGGTTCCTCGGAGGGTGATATGGAATCTATTTTCTGCGATGCGGACGACACTAAAATgttgaacaaaatatataagTGCACCCGAGTGGAG GTTACTCCTGTTTGTGGTTTGATATCGCCAATTTGCGAATGTTGTCGACGGCGAATCGATGCGTTCGATGAAAATGCCAAACCGAAAGTGGTTGAGTTCGTTATTAAGAACGAAACCGACCAGGACGCTCTCGATTATGATCCACTGAACCTGCAGGACCCAATGGCACCGTGCGAAACGGAAACAGACATTTTTGAAGATGTCACGCTCAAGCTCGAGATTGACATGAACGATCAATCAACGGCAAAGGCAAAGAGTTCAACGCAGGGAGAGAAAGTAGCTACTAAAACTAACCGAATACGTGGGAAATCAACTGAATTAATTGTCAAGAAAATTGATGAAAGTAATTTTCTAGATAAGGCTGAGATTAAAGATAACGAAAAGGAAAATATATCTAGAGTACGAACGCCACGTAAAGCAACGGAAAAAGTAACTGTTGAAGTCACATCTGATGACCCAAGTGATTCTGAATGGGAAGACGGAAATGGTTCTGCGGATGACGATGACAGATCTGATAGTGACCGTTCGAAAGACAGCTCGGATGATAATAAACCCCTGAAGAAACAAAAAGAAAGGAAGCGTACGGAAAAAGTCGGCAAACGGAAGGTGGGCCGCCCTCGTAAACCTCGACCAGAAGGGAAGGATTCCAAAACCCCAGAGGAATGTAAAATTTGTGGCAGAGTAGTAACGTATATGAGGGAACACATGCGGCAGCATCGAATCGATAAGCAGCacaagtgtccatattgcgatCGAATGTTCGTTCAGGGTAACAACTTGAAGTATCATATCCGCAAGCACTTGGGCGAGAAACCGTATTCTTGTGAGCTGTGCGATAAAACATTCTATTGTGCTCCGCATTTGAAGTCTCATATG AGAGTTCATGGTCCCCAGGGATTGTTCCAGTGTGAAAAATGCCCGAAGACTTTCAATCAAGAGTGCAACTTAAAGAAACATCTACGCGTTCATACAG GTGAAAAACCATACAAATGTTTGAAGTGCAATAAAGCATTCAACAGTACATCAAATCTGAAAAATCATCAAAGACTACACTCTGATGAACGGGCGTTCACGTGCGAACATTGTGCCAAAAGCTTTGTGGATATACACCATCTCCAGCGGCACGTTCGTGTGCATACAG GACGACGGCCCTACATCTGCCATGTTTGTTGCCATGCCTTTAATTGTCAGAACGGTATTCGAGATCATCTGAAGACACATATACCAGAAAGACTACCTCTTAAAACGGAAGCGGTAGCTTGA
- the LOC129770418 gene encoding cytochrome c oxidase subunit 7C, mitochondrial-like: MFGRLATVSRTGMTNLVRYSHSHGGIPGENLPFSLENRYKLTAMFIAFFGSGLGLPFFVLRHQLLKQ; encoded by the exons ATGTTTGGCCGTCTTGCTACCGTTTCGCGCACCGGAATGACCAATTTGGTGCGCTACTCCCATTCCCATGGTGGTATCCCCGGAGAG AATCTGCCGTTCAGTCTCGAGAACCGCTACAAATTGACGGCGATGTTTATCGCGTTCTTCGGTTCCGGCTTGGGACTGCCATTCTTCGTCTTGCGCCATCAGCTGTTGAAGCAATAA
- the LOC129768985 gene encoding zinc finger protein 184-like isoform X2 encodes MAGLTDVDNPFVKTENACKICGSSEGDMESIFCDADDTKMLNKIYKCTRVEVTPVCGLISPICECCRRRIDAFDENAKPKVVEFVIKNETDQDALDYDPLNLQDPMAPCETETDIFEDVTLKLEIDMNDQSTAKAKSSTQGEKVATKTNRIHKAEIKDNEKENISRVRTPRKATEKVTVEVTSDDPSDSEWEDGNGSADDDDRSDSDRSKDSSDDNKPLKKQKERKRTEKVGKRKVGRPRKPRPEGKDSKTPEECKICGRVVTYMREHMRQHRIDKQHKCPYCDRMFVQGNNLKYHIRKHLGEKPYSCELCDKTFYCAPHLKSHMRVHGPQGLFQCEKCPKTFNQECNLKKHLRVHTGEKPYKCLKCNKAFNSTSNLKNHQRLHSDERAFTCEHCAKSFVDIHHLQRHVRVHTGRRPYICHVCCHAFNCQNGIRDHLKTHIPERLPLKTEAVA; translated from the exons ATGGCTGGTTTGACCGACGTTGATAA TCCGTTTGTGAAAACGGAAAATGCATGCAAAATATGCGGTTCCTCGGAGGGTGATATGGAATCTATTTTCTGCGATGCGGACGACACTAAAATgttgaacaaaatatataagTGCACCCGAGTGGAG GTTACTCCTGTTTGTGGTTTGATATCGCCAATTTGCGAATGTTGTCGACGGCGAATCGATGCGTTCGATGAAAATGCCAAACCGAAAGTGGTTGAGTTCGTTATTAAGAACGAAACCGACCAGGACGCTCTCGATTATGATCCACTGAACCTGCAGGACCCAATGGCACCGTGCGAAACGGAAACAGACATTTTTGAAGATGTCACGCTCAAGCTCGAGATTGACATGAACGATCAATCAACGGCAAAGGCAAAGAGTTCAACGCAGGGAGAGAAAGTAGCTACTAAAACTAACCGAATAC ATAAGGCTGAGATTAAAGATAACGAAAAGGAAAATATATCTAGAGTACGAACGCCACGTAAAGCAACGGAAAAAGTAACTGTTGAAGTCACATCTGATGACCCAAGTGATTCTGAATGGGAAGACGGAAATGGTTCTGCGGATGACGATGACAGATCTGATAGTGACCGTTCGAAAGACAGCTCGGATGATAATAAACCCCTGAAGAAACAAAAAGAAAGGAAGCGTACGGAAAAAGTCGGCAAACGGAAGGTGGGCCGCCCTCGTAAACCTCGACCAGAAGGGAAGGATTCCAAAACCCCAGAGGAATGTAAAATTTGTGGCAGAGTAGTAACGTATATGAGGGAACACATGCGGCAGCATCGAATCGATAAGCAGCacaagtgtccatattgcgatCGAATGTTCGTTCAGGGTAACAACTTGAAGTATCATATCCGCAAGCACTTGGGCGAGAAACCGTATTCTTGTGAGCTGTGCGATAAAACATTCTATTGTGCTCCGCATTTGAAGTCTCATATG AGAGTTCATGGTCCCCAGGGATTGTTCCAGTGTGAAAAATGCCCGAAGACTTTCAATCAAGAGTGCAACTTAAAGAAACATCTACGCGTTCATACAG GTGAAAAACCATACAAATGTTTGAAGTGCAATAAAGCATTCAACAGTACATCAAATCTGAAAAATCATCAAAGACTACACTCTGATGAACGGGCGTTCACGTGCGAACATTGTGCCAAAAGCTTTGTGGATATACACCATCTCCAGCGGCACGTTCGTGTGCATACAG GACGACGGCCCTACATCTGCCATGTTTGTTGCCATGCCTTTAATTGTCAGAACGGTATTCGAGATCATCTGAAGACACATATACCAGAAAGACTACCTCTTAAAACGGAAGCGGTAGCTTGA
- the LOC129766894 gene encoding nose resistant to fluoxetine protein 6-like produces the protein MYQFENKQKCLTEDIGNVYCVVRTVVRQNNFSDTWAVIEGASRDDTAYQHYLLDRGVCLKTCERLYNSLTKEQLACYDSEQIVIEEPHIYDSNYIPGMEAYKRKYRCLINICLNYELQRDYNLTGYSEIEHCTTSQDLKKPLTSLHAVCVLLYGIIVFLVIRATFYDNRDAQCSLNNNNSPDISKDDVLMEFSLNRSFRRLLSEPRTKLQHDFAFIESVRIVTVFLITTLHTLMALGASPLTNPNVLEAIFGNAFVRMISTVFPFLVHMFFTISGMLLVVHFLEFTETTKAFSWRYLFLGMMHRYLRMLPSYFTTWLYQVTWLDRIGSGPISYRLIGIEQRFCMKNSWANFLFINNYYKYHEPCMQQTWYIAADFQFCCVGMMIMMLIWRFPAITKKLLAGMLLVSILAPIVNTYIHNFSGVVLLSFKHLRFMMFHNEWIIQDYVLSHVHTCSFFSGIFAGLVYHRSKGDPHYLRNLIVYKRLKVIAPAMVVLLSAPATLFYRIKPRSSSLLMAIYASAHRNFFAIACATGLLYGATDGSKMLPAITKHPIVLAIGRLSFCVYMVQFSALRSLLVDAENFGFTLSVPNFVHTNARVFGLSYGFGLLLCVTVELPLAALHHVLLETQIHLLS, from the exons ATGtatcaatttgaaaataaacagAAATGTTTAACTGAAGACATCGGGAACGTTTACTGCGTAGTCCGAACCGTTGTGAGACAGAACAACTTTTCGGATACATGGGCTGTAATCGAA GGTGCTTCCAGAGACGATACAGCATATCAACATTATTTATTAGATAGAGGAGTATGTTTGAAGACCTGTGAAAGGTTGTATAATTCCCTGACAAAGGAACAATTGGCGTGTTATGATAGTGAGCAGATCGTTATTGAGGAACCG CATATCTACGATTCCAACTATATACCTGGAATGGAAGCGTATAAACGGAAATACAGGTGCCTCATCAATATCTGTCTTAACTATGAGCTCCAACGAGACTACAATCTTACCGGATATTCCGAAATTGAACACTGCACGACTTCACAAGATCTCAAAAAACCATTAACTTCACTACATGCTGTGTGTGTCCTACTATACGGAATAATTGTTTTCCTGGTGATTAGAGCCACATTTTACGACAACAGAGATGCTCAATGTTCACTAAATAATAACAACTCACCGGATATTTCTAAGGACGATGTCCTGATGGAATTTTCACTGAACCGAAGCTTTCGTCGACTGCTTTCCGAACCACGAACCAAACTTCAACATGATTTCGCTTTTATAGAGTCGGTTCGAATAGTGACCGTATTTCTGATCACCACATTGCATACACTTATGGCTCTCGGAGCAAGTCCTCTAACCAATCCGAATGTGTTGGAAGCAATCTTTGGAAATGCGTTTGTGCGGATGATTTCGACCGTTTTCCCATTTCTTGTGCATATGTTCTTCACCATCAGTGGAATGTTACTGGTAGTACACTTTCTAGAGTTTACCGAGACAACTAAAGCGTTTAGTTGGAGATACTTGTTCTTAGGCATGATGCACCGATATTTGAG GATGCTACCTTCGTATTTCACAACGTGGCTTTATCAGGTCACGTGGTTGGACCGGATTGGCAGTGGCCCAATCTCCTACAGACTTATTGGTATCGAGCAGCGCTTCTGCATGAAGAATAGTTGGGCAAATTTCTTGTTCATCAACAACTACTACAAATATCACGAGCCC TGCATGCAACAAACCTGGTATATTGCCGCCGATTTCCAATTTTGCTGCGTCGGTATGATGATTATGATGTTGATTTGGAGATTTCCGGCGATTACAAAGAAGCTTCTAGCTGGAATGTTGTTGGTGTCAATTCTTGCTCCAATCGTCAACACTTACATTCATAACTTTTCGGGCGTAGTTCTACTCAGTTTTAA ACACCTACGCTTCATGATGTTTCACAACGAGTGGATCATTCAAGATTATGTCCTGTCCCATGTACACACCTGTAGTTTCTTCTCTGGAATATTTGCCGGACTTGTCTACCATCGCAGCAAAGGAGACCCCCATTACCTGAGAAATTTGATCGTCTACAAACGCTTAAAAGTAATTGCTCCGGCAATGGTTGTGCTACTATCTGCGCCAGCTACACTGTTCTACCGCATCAAACCCAGAAGCTCCTCACTTTTGATGGCAATTTACGCATCTGCACATAGAAATTTTTTCGCCATAGCCTGTGCGACAGGATTGTTGTATGGTGCAACTGATGGGAGTAAAATGCTTCCAGCCATCACAAAACACCCAATCGTGTTAGCGATTGGGAGATTGTCCTTCTGTGTTTATATGGTGCAATTTAGCGCATTACGATCACTGCTAGTTGATGCGGAGAACTTCGGATTTACGTTGAGCGTTCCCAATTTT GTTCATACAAACGCACGTGTTTTCGGATTGTCATATGGTTTCGGATTGCTGCTCTGTGTTACGGTTGAGCTGCCCCTAGCTGCA TTGCATCACGTACTTTTAGAAACTCAGATACATCTTCTATCATAG